In Salvelinus alpinus chromosome 19, SLU_Salpinus.1, whole genome shotgun sequence, the genomic stretch agtcaacccgacaacacgcccttcagggagaatcccctcggggtcggtagaagccacagaagaactaaagagacgggataaggcatcaggcttggtgttcttatttcccgggcgataggaaatcacgaactcgaaacgagcgaaaaacaacgcccaacgagcttgacgtgcattaagtcgtttggcagaacggatgtactcaaggttcttatggtcagtccaaacgacaaaagggacggtcgccccctccaaccactgtcgccattcgcctatggctaagcggatggcgagcagttcgcggttacccacatcatagttgcgttccgatggcgacaggcgatgagaaaagtaagcgcaaggatggaccttatcgtcagactggaagcgctgggacagaatggctcccacgcccacctctgaagcgtcaacctcgacaatgaattgtttagtgacgtctggagtaacaaggataggggcggatgtaaaacgcttcttgaggagatcaaaagctccctgggcggaaccggaccacttaaagcaagtcttgacagaagtcagagctgtgagaggggcagccacttgaccgaaattacgaatgaaacgccgatagaaattagcgaaaccgagaaagcgctgtaactcgacacgtgacttaggaacgggccaatcgctgacagcctggaccttagcgggatccatctgaatgccttcagcggaaataacagaaccgagaaatgtgacagaggagacatgaaaggcgcacttctcagccttcacgtagagacaattctctaaaaggcgctggagtacacgtcgaacgtgctgaacatgaatctcgagtgacggtgaaaaaatcaggatatcgtcaaggtaaacgaaaacaaagatgttcagcatgtctctcagtacatcattaactaatgcctgaaagacagctggagcattagcgagaccgaacggcagaacccggtattcaaaatgccctaacggagtgttaaacgccgttttccactcgtccccctctctgatgcgtacgagatggtaagcgttacgaaggtccaacttagtaaagaacctggctccctgcagaatctcgaaggctgacgacataaggggaagcggataacgattcttaaccgttatgtcattcagccctcgataatccacgcaggggcgcagagtaccgtccttcttcttaacaaagaaaaaccccgctccggcgggagaggaagaaggcaccacggtaccggcgtcgagagaaacagacagataatcctcgagagccttacgttcgggagccgacagagagtatagtctaccccgagggggagtggtccccggaaggagatcaatacaacaatcatacgaccggtgaggaggaagagagttggctctggaccgactgaagaccgtgcgtagatcatgatattcctccggcactcctgtcaaatcaccaggttcctcctgagtagaggggacagaagaaacaggagggatagcagacattaaacacttcacatgacaagaaacgttccaggataggatagaattactagaccaattaatagaaggattatgacatactagccagggatgacccaaaacaacaggtgtaaaaggtgaacgaaaaatcaaaaaggaaatggtctcactgtggttaccagatactgtgagggttaaaggtagtgtctcacatctgatactggggagaggactaccatctaaggcgaacatgggcgtgggcttccctaactgtctgagaggaatgtcatgtttccgagcccatgcttcgtccataaaacaaccctcagccccagagtctatcaaggcactgcaggaagcagccgaaccggtccagcgtagatggaccgacaaggtagtacaggatcttgatggagagacctgagtagtagcgctcaccagtagccctccgcttactgatgagctctggcttttactggacatgacatgacaaaatgtccagcagaaccgcaatagaggcaaaggcggttggtgattctccgttccctctccttagtcgagatgcgaatacctcccagctgcatgggctcagtctcagagccgatgggaggagatggttgagatgcggagaggggaaacaccgttaacgcgagctctcttccacgagctcggtgacgaagatctacccgtcgttctatgcggatggcgagtgcaatcaaagagtccacgctggaaggaacctcccgggagagaatctcatccttaacctcagcgtggagtccctccagaaaacgagcgagcaacgccggctcgttccagtcactggatgcagcaagagtgcgaaactctatagagtaatccgttatggatcgatcaccttgacatagggaagccagggccctggaagcctccttcccaaaaactgaacgatcaaaaacccgtatcatctcctccttaaagttctgataaacgttagaacactcagcccttgcctcccagatagctgtgccccactcccgagcccgaccagtaaggagtgatatgacgtaagcgatccgagctctctctcctgagtatgtgttgggctggagagagaacacaatatcacactgggtgagaaaggagcgacactcagtgggctgcccagagtaacatggtgggttattaaccctaggttccggagactcggaagaccaggaagtagctggtggcacgagacgaagactctgaaactgtcctgagagatcggagacatgagcggccagggtctcaacggcatgacgagcagcagacaattcctgctcgtgtctgccgagcattgctccctggatctcgacggcagtgttgcgagaatccgtagtcgctgggtccattcttggtcggattcttctgttatgctggtgaatgaggacccaaaagcgacgtaatagaaacagagtctttattccagtcttaaacaaacaatgattctcctggatattatcaaaggtaaatccaaaacaggaaactgaaatcctctcgtcagtagagaggaacgactggagacgcgaccacagactgcaggtcgcttcaggaaggcacaggccgtagctgacatagacacctgctcacacgcagcatctgaagaaggcaaaaacacgacagggcggaacaaggacacagaacagcaaacatcaaacaagaatccgacaaggacagaagcggaaaacagagggagaaatagggactctaatcagagggcaaaataggggacaggtgtgaaagagtaaatgaggtcgttaggagaatgagaaacagctgggagcaggaacggaacgatagagagagagagcgggagagggagagagggaggaggagagagagggatagaaagagagaaataacctaataagaccagcagagggaagcacagggacaagacatgatgatcaaagacaaaacatgacaagatGTTTCTAAAATTGTATTGGAGTCCActtttggtaaattcaattgattggacatgatttggaaaggcacacacttgtctatacagttgacagtgcatgtcagagcaaacaccaagccatgaggtcgaagaaattgtccgcagagctccgagacagtattgtgtcaaggcacagatctggggaagggtaggaAAAACATTCTAAGGCAttggaggtccccaagaacacagtggcccgatggtcactctgacagagctccagagctcctctgtggagatgggagaaccttccagaaggataaccttccctgcagcactccaccaatcaggcctttatggtagagtggccagacggaagccactcctcactaaaaagcatatgacagcccacttggagtttgccaaaaagcaactAAAgtctcttagaccatgagaaacaagattctctggtctgatgaaaccaggattgaactctttggctggaatgccaagcgtcacgtctggaggaaacctggcaccatccctatggtgaagtgcggtggtggcaggatcatgctgtggggatgtttttcagcggcagggactgtgagactagtcagaatcgagggaaagatgaacggagcaaagtacagagagatcctggggcggcaggtagcatagtggttagagcattgggccagtaaccgaaaggttgctagattgaatccctgaactgacaaggtaaaactctgttgttctgccaaggcagttaacccactgttaacaaggcagttaacccactgttcctaggccgtcatttaaataagattttttttaaactgacttgcctagttaaataaaggttaaattaaaatgtaaaaaatgtcatccttgatgaaaacctgctccagagcgctcaggacctcagactgggggtgaaggttcacctcccaacaggacaacgaccttaatcacacagtcaagacaacgcaggagtggcttcgggacaagtctctgaatgtccttgagtggcccagccagagcccggacttgaacccgatcgaacatctctggagagacctgaaaatagctgtgcagcgacacaccccatccaacctgacagagcttgagaggatctgcagagaagaatgggagaaactccccaaatacaggtgtgccaagcttgtattttttgtaaatttatttcacctttatttaactaggcaagtcagtaaagaacttattcttatttacaatgacggcctaccagggaacagtgggttaactgccttgttcaaggacagaacgacagatttttaccttgtcagctcagggattcgatccagcaacctttccaatactggcccaatgctctaatcactaggctacctgccaccccgtagcttgaagaagactcaaggctgtaatacctaacaaaggtgcttcaacaaagtactgagtaaaggctctgaatacttatgtaaatgtaatatttcagtagcttttttataaatgtgcaaaaaattctaaaaacctgtttttgttttgtcgttatgggttattgtgtgtagattgagggggaaattagcaatttcatccattttagaataaggctgtaacgtaacaaaatgtggaaaaagtcaaggggtttgaatactttctgaatgcactgtattggcAAACAGTGACACCAACCACTGGTTGGTCTTCTTCAGGTACTGTATCTGAACCTGTTGATGTCACCAAACTACAGGAACCCACAGCAAAGTTTCTAATTCTAAGAACTGAAGCCATAAACGTGGAGGTTCCACACAAATAGGCCTCTTAAATTCTTAACACTAGAATTACCATCAAATTACCACTAGTTTTTAAAATGACAATTTTTCCCCTCACAGATTCAACAGGATTGGTTAGGTAAGTAATATATGGGTTGTTCCACCAATTTGGTGCCTTTtgagatgtgtaactctgtgaGAAGAAACTTGATTTCACCTCATTTTAAAATGAtttcataaagagcacatgttcaacttaataaaaacaAGTTTTGCCATCTCAAGAAAAAAattactatagtaagtgcctctTAACAGGGTTGGCAAACAGGGTTggcgatttcatcttaaatcagccgtAAATCCCCTTGTGTCAGTGGAAATGGACGTttcttgtgtgcaacagggaggggcaattgaaaGTAAGCTTCACTATTTTTTTCTATGTATTTATAGTTTACACCTATCCACTCCTTTCAGAACCTAACTACAGTAACGACTGTCAGTGGCGTTAATGACAGACAGTAAGGGTCAGTTGAGATTTGAAGGAATGTCCTCTAAAAACCCTCCAGGCCACTAGCCTGGTCAACCAGACTGACTGTTGTTCTCACATTTTGTTTCAGCGCAGTGTCCTTGTAGTTTATGAGGCGTCAAGGCTAATGTAGGACAAAGAGAATTTGGCCAATTGTCAAGCAACGTTTTAACAGACAAATTGATCAAATCAACAACTGGTCAAAGTAATTTAGTATTTTATTTGTGGGGAAAGATGGCTGAGGCTGCATACTGATTGCACGGGGTTAAATCCCTTATGTGCTTACAGCAAGATAGGCAACTGCCATTTCTGAGGTTGAACATAAGCCAAATCCCCAAAGAGATGATTTTATGTAATGggtcaatcaaatgatccatcgACAGAGCAGTGAGCTCCTTATTGACCAACATTCATACCTGCACCAGGAACCTATATTCAACTACACACCGCAGAATGCTGCCCTACTTTGGTTAACATTTGTTCATTATTATGTTCAAAATGTGTTCACGTATTACAGTATTCAGTTAATCATTGAATAAATAACATCTGACTATCATTAATGAATAACTCCAAAATGGAAAATTTATTTTACATATGAAAAAGTTATACACACACATTAGTTACAGTTTATGATACTGTAATGCCCCCATGTGGCAACAATCACTGATCCTATTAAAAATAATATGCTGATGCGCACCCATTTTTTTGAAGAGGTGCTGACTAAAGTAAGTAAACTGTATAAAAATAACTACAAATCTGAAGAAGGCACTGCGTGGTTATACCCATTAAATTGTTGGGAACATATTTAGAGTGTGCAACTTTATTTTTGTAACAATCATTTATGACAGTTTTGGATTGATTGATTCGTATGTTTGACACCCTAGCCCTATACCTTCAATGACTCATTCTACCATTTTAAATGTTTGCTTAATTCAAGTCACCCAAATGTAGCTTGTGTCTTTATAGGGTAAAATAAACTATCTATGCTGCACATCTCCACATCACAAATTTCTTAATTGTGTGAATTAAAACATTGAAGCATTTGGTTGAATCCAGTGTAAATACATTTAAGGTAACATGGAGTAACTAGCCCCCCCCCCGCAAAATGTAAAATAGACAAGAATCAGAATTATCTGAATGACTTTTGATTCTGTAGCCTAAACCTGAATTGCAGAAGTTTGTTTACAACCCGAGTTCAAGTGAGTACAGGCTTAACTGAATGACAACAGTGACAGAATACAATATGGAATTTTATTGAATAGTTTGGGGTAGGCCTTGTCTCCAAGAAATGCCCCTCAAAGCCAGTATTCCTCGGGGATGAGGCTTACCACAAACTATTCAATAAAATTCCATATTGTATcctgtcttacctcaattagcaaTTAAATCAATATTTTGAAAGCAACTGTTTTCTGGAAGATGTAagataaacagtaccagtcaaaggtttggacacacctactcattcaagggtttttctttatttgcactattttctacattgtataataatagtgaagatatcaaaactatgaaataaaacatatggaatcatgttgtaaccaaaaaagtgctaaacaaatacaaatattgttGCCCTGGGGCTTCATGCTGGCAAACAACCTGGTTTTTAAGAAGGTTCACTGGGCCATGGGCCTGGACCGCTGCAGGAACTGCTTAACAGGGGCCGCACCCATCACTAGGGAGACCCTGGAGTATTTCATGAGCCTTCGCCTCCCCTTGTATGAGCTGTATGGGATGAGTGAAAGCACCGGCCCTCACACCATCTCCTGGGAGAATAACTTCAAGATCATGAGGTCAGCAACTGGAAAACTAGGATGTCCACTGCCATTTGTAATGACTGTTTACATTCATTAATTTGTAGTTGACAAAGCTAGCATTGTGATAGCAAAACATGAATTGATACCGATAAGCCATCAGATATAAAAGTGACATTTAATACATTCTTGCTTTGCGGTCTCACCGTATAAAGAATTGACAGAAAACTGTCAAAAACAAAAAATATCTTGATGTTGTCCTCAGCTGTGGAAAGGTGGTGAATGGCTGCCAGACAAAGTTGGACAAGCCAGATGAGGATGGGAATGGTGAGATCTGTTTCTGGGGGCGTCATGTGTTCATGGGCTACCTGAACGAGACAGAAAAGACCGAGGAGGCCTTGGACCAGCAGGGCTGGCTGCACTCTGGAGACCTGGGCAAGCACGACAAGGACAACTTTCTGTTCATCACAGGGGAGGATAAAGGGTATAGTACTTATTTCTAGTTTGTTttatagatgtactgtatatagccattacACAACATGGCTGCCAGTGTTGGGTGTTGATGGGAGTAAGATGCTGTTTCCTcaagacactgatctaaggtcaatTTTGACAACCTTTGACCCCACTCTCCCTCCGTAGTGTGTAGTCGACGACAACGGTTATCCGACGGACGAGCTGACCCCAGAGGCCTTGGCGTTCTGCCAGCAGCGTGGTGTCATGGCAACCAAGGCCTCTGAGATTATAGCCAGTAAGGAGCCAGCTATTTACAAGGCCATCCAGGAGGGCATAGAGCTAAGGCCAACTCCAATGCCCAGAGGGTCCAGAAGTGAGTCATTTTGGACAGAGATTTCTCCATATCCAGGGAGAACTGGGTGAGTCAGTCAGTGtgagaaatatatacagtaccagtcaaaagtttggacacaaccactcattcaaggatttttctttattttgactattttctacattatagaataatagtgaagacatcaaaactatgaaatcacacatatggaatcatgtagtaaccaaaaacactttatattttagattcttcaaagtagccaccctttgccttgatgacggctttgcacacTCGTCTGAAGCTGTGAGCATATACTGGAAAATAGGACATAGCAAGTAGCTTAGGGTAGAGATTAAACATTGTGTTGCAATGAACAGTTGTGCTGATTGGATATAACGGGAAAAGATGGCACATGAGGAAGCAACTCAGCATAGTAGTGCCTGACTCATGTGATTCGCCTGGTGTGTTACATGCTGACGCTAGGTCTATGAGGTTGAGGCCCACTAAAGATTAACCAATTATTATCCGTAAAGTTAAAAGACTATGAACTGTGGACTACTAGTCTGAAAGTCTCCCCAAAGGATAGGTAGCGTCCGTAGTAAACCCGTACTCAGAGCCAACTGTCTAACCCAAAATGAGATCTGAAATCAGCCACTATTGCAACACTACCATAGAAACTGTAGGAAGAGACGTAAAATGGCActtgaataaaaaatgtatgaaaaactGAGTGCTACCAAACCCGTGCAGGTGCCAGATGAACCTTGCGTGCTAGCAGTAAaggaaacaacatggtaaacCCATTGCTGGGTAGCCTTAATTTATAACCAGAAGgtaggagtttgccaaaaggcacctaaaggactctcagaccatgagaaacaagattctctggtctgatgaaaccaagattgaactctttggcctgaatgccaagcgtcacgtctggaggaaacctgacactgTACCTactatgaagcatggtggtggcagcatcatgctgtggggatgtttttcaactgcagggaatgggagaccagtcaggatcaagggaaagattaacggagcaaagtagagagtgatccttgattaaaacctgctccagagtgcttatgacctcagactgggggcgaaggttcacctcccaacaggacaacgaccctaagcacacaatgtcatgaatgtccttgagtggcccagccagaacccggacttgaacccgatggaacatctctggagagaccagaaaatagctgtgcagcgacgctccctatccaacctgacagagcttgagaggaattgcagagaaggatgggagaaactccccaaatacaggtgtgccaaacctgtagcttcatacccaagaagactcaaggctgtaattgctgccaaacgtgcttcaacaaagtactgagtaaagggcctgaattcttatgtaaatgtgatatatcagTTTTTATATTtggaataaatttgcaaaaatgtctaaaaacctgtttttgctttgtcattatggggtattgcgtgtagattgatgaggggaaaaaacgatttaatcaattttagaaaaagtttagaaagagtcaaggggtctgaatactttatgaatgcactgtatttaggtACATGAAGGATCCAAACTTACACAGGATTAAATACTTTTTACACAATATAATGAAGCTATTTCGACACAACCACAATGATGCTTTGCATGTCAGCCCCAATAACTATACAATAAAGTAGGTCTATTCCTTGAATAATAATATGGTGATTATAGTTATAAGAAATCCCCAAAAACTTGATCAGCAACAACAGACATTAAAAGTAACCCCATGTTTTGATTTGCAACATCAGTTATGTGAGCAGGACCATGCACAATCAAGTAGGCCCTATTTACAGAACTCTATACCGTAGTATTGAACACTTGGAGAATGGACATGTTTAGTAAGTAGGGTGATGGGGGTTGATCTGTGGTGTCCAGCTGCAGTCCTGGG encodes the following:
- the LOC139545868 gene encoding long-chain-fatty-acid--CoA ligase ACSBG2-like, coding for MLANNLVFKKVHWAMGLDRCRNCLTGAAPITRETLEYFMSLRLPLYELYGMSESTGPHTISWENNFKIMSCGKVVNGCQTKLDKPDEDGNGEICFWGRHVFMGYLNETEKTEEALDQQGWLHSGDLGKHDKDNFLFITGEDKGYIDDNGYPTDELTPEALAFCQQRGVMATKASEIIASKEPAIYKAIQEGIELRPTPMPRGSRNLRYQLTAGSLFPENYGLEFSTEMESNFNKFV